The Deinococcus hopiensis KR-140 sequence TGGCCGAGAGCGCGAAGGTCGGCGTGGAACCCCGCATCGACCTGTCGGACATGCGGCCCGAGGGCGCACCCATCAAGGGGTCCGGCGGCACCTCCAGCGGCCCCGTGTCCTTCCTGATGGAGATTTTCGACAACTTTCTGGAGTGGGCCAACCGGGGCGGCGAGACGAGCGGGCCGATCAACACGCTGCGCTTCGTGTATGCGCCGGTGCTGCGCGTCGTCAGGCAGGGAGGCACGAGGCGTGGGGCTGGGATGGCGACCATCTCCATCGAGCACCCCGACGTGCTTGATTTCCTGACCGCCAAGGACCTCGACCGCGAGGCCGCCGAGGGCGACATCTCCACCTTCAACATCTCCATCCTGGTGACCGAGAAGTTCTGGCAGACCCTGGAGCGCGACGGGCTGTGGCACGTGGACGTGCAGGAGGTTCCCGGCAAGTATTACCTCGCCCCTCAGGCCGGCATGTACGGCGGCCGCCTCCCCGCCCTGCCGGACCGGGACGAGGACAGCGCGCGTGGGGTGCCCCTGTACACCTCCGCTCCCCAGGGCCGCTACAACCCCGCCGACAAGCGCCCCGGCCTTCCCGCGAAGTGGCTGTGGGACCAGATCGCGCAGCACGCCTGGAGCACGGGCGAACCGGGTCTGATTTTCAGCGACCGGGTGAACGAATATTCGGCGCTGAAGAACCTGGGCAAGCGGTACGAGATTCGGAGCACGAACCCCTGCGGAGAAATACCGCTTACGATCGGCGAGCCCTGTGACCTCGGGGCCATCAACCTCGCCGCCTACGTGCAGGGCAGCACCTTCGACTACGCGGGTTTCCGCGCCGACGTGCGGACCTGCGTGCGTTTTCTCGACGACGTGCTGGACGTGAACGTCTTTGCGCTGGAAGACAACCGGGTGGCCTCGCAGGACCTGCGCCGCCTGGGCCTGGGCGTAATGGGTCTGGCCGACGCCCTGATTAAGATGGGCCTGCGCTACGACAACGAGGCCGGGCGCGAGGCGATCTTCGAGATCATGTCCGCCCTGCGCGAGGAAGCCGTCGCCGAAAGCGAGCGTCTCGGTCAGGAGCGCGGCGTATACCCCATCTATACCCGCAACGCAAAAAAGATTCCGCACGGTGCCCGGCGCAATGTGGCGGTATTGACCGTCGCCCCCACCGGCACCACCTCCATGCTGATGGGCGTGTCCTCCGGCATCGAGCCCGTCTTCAGCCCCTTCATCTGGCGCAAGATCGGCAGCGAATACCGCGCGCTGCTGCATCCCCTCTTCGTGGAACTGCTGGGCCAGTACCCACCCGCCTCCAACATGGACGGTGGCAAAGGCAGCTGGAACTGGGACAAGGTGACGGAAGCGGTCTCCGAGAACCACGGCTCTGTCGTCGGGCTGGCCTTTATTCCCGACGCGCTTCAGCAGGTCTTCGTGTGCGCCCATGACATCAAGCCGGTGGACCACGTGCGGATGCAGGGCGCGGTGCAGCGGGCCTTCGACGAGGGCGGGCAGCACGCGGCCAACAGCCTCTCCAAGACGATCAATCTGCCCAACTCTGCCACGGTGGCCGACGTGCAGGACGCCTACAGCGAGGCCTACAAGACCGGCTGCAAGGGCATCACTGTGTACCGCGACGGCTCGCGCCAGTTCCAGGTGCTCTCAACCAGTAAGAAGAAGGAGAAGAAGGTGGAGGACGTGCAGGAACCCGCCGTGCAGGCCGTGGCGGAAGTGATGGGGGAGGCTGGCGCCGCAGAGGGCAAGGTGCAGGGCGCCGAGAACCAGAAGCCGGTTCCCACGATTGTGCCCTCTGCTCCCCGCCCTCAGCCCTCTCCTGCCGAGTTTTACAAGTCTGCGGTCCCCCAGAACCCCGTCTACCAGCGTCCCGCCCGCCTCCAGGGCATCACCGACATGGTAAAGCTCACCGATCCCACCAGCGGGCACCGCCGCTCATTCCTTGTCACGGTCAACCACCTGCATGGCAAGCCCATCGAGGTTATGGTCATCAGTGGCCGCGCGGGCGACGAGGCCAATGCAGACAGCGAGGCGCTGGGGCGTGTGGTGTCCATTGCCCTGCAACACGGCGTGCCCGCCCAAGCGATCATCAAGACGCTGCGGGGCCTGAACGGTGGCCTGTACGGCAGTTACAACGGCCGTCTGGTGGGGTCCAAGGCGGACCTGATCGCCGTGGCGCTGGAAACCTTTGCCAAGGACATGGAAGCCGCTGCCCTGCCGCCCCTTGCCGGAGGCAGCGTGGACGCGCCCGCCGCGGCCCCCGCCCTGTCCGCCTCCGCGCAATCCAGCGGCGTCAGCGTCGAGAGCATGGACAGCATGAGCCGCGAGCGCTGCCCCGTTTGCGAGGAAAAGGCCGTGATCCGCGAGGAAGGCTGCTTGAAGTGTCAGGCGTGCGGCTATAGCAAGTGCGGGTGAACGTTCCCGAAGCCTCCGCACGTTTTAAAGCGTAGGTTTTTCGGCAACCAGACCTGTAGGGTCCAGACAGCGCTGGAAACCTCTGTGGCTGTTCAGCGTGGGCGTGCTCTTACGCCCACCTGAACGGCCATCACTCTGTCTTGGCCTCTTCCTCCATGATCTTGGCCACCTCCTCGGGCTTGACGTCCTGCATGGCTTCCTCCACCGCCGCGTCGCTGCCTGGAGCTATTCCCAGATGCTCCGCAATCGCGTGGGTCAGGCGGATCAGCTGGGTCAGCTCATGCTCGGTGAGCATGTTGACGTGCAAGTCCAGTTCGGCCCGCCGGGCGTCGGCCGCGCTCATGCGGTTCTGGCTGATCAGGACGAATGTGGAGAGGAAAATGGCCTCCAAAGAACCCGCCATGGTGAGCAGGCCGAAAGGATAGGGGTCAAAAGGTTTGATTCCCAGCCAACCCAGGTTGACGACCACCCACCCGCCGATAATAGCGAGGTGAAGGTAGACAAAGAGCATGCTGCCCGTGAACCGCGTGATGGCGTCCGCAATTTGGTCCTGTTTCGTCTGCCGGTTCTCCGCCCTTTGGTGAATCTCCCGCACGGCGGTGGCATTTCTCCCCACAACGTCGGCGAAGGACTGCCCCGCTCCCCTTTTCTGCCCCATCTCACTCCCCCCTTCCTTGAAGCAGAGTGTGGCTCCCCGCTTCAGGGGAGTCGAGATGCACCTCTTTAAGGTAAAAGAAGCCGCGTCAGTGTTCAGCATGAAGCCCTGTTTCGCCTCTGCGGCTCCAACACTAGTCCTTCCGTTCCAGCCGTTCGCCGTTCCTGAACTCTTCGACCACCGTCACCTCTTCGCCCGCCTCGTTCACGCTCAGTTCCACGTATAGCCCCAGGCCGTAGCGGAACTGACCCTCACTGCCCTGCAAGGTGTAGCGGCGCAGTTTGTCTTTGGCGTCGTGTTCACCGCTCCAGCCCTGGCGGGTGCCCTTGACCTGCACCTCCACCACAAGCAGGTTGAAGTCGCTGCGTTCGCGCAGGTGAACGATGATGCCGGGATAGGCGTGGGCCACCGCCCCGGTGGCGGCGTCGGCTTCGGGCTCGCTCAGGCCCTGGCGCATCAGGTTGCGGCGCAGGTCGCGCTGGCGGGTGCGGCTCATGTAGGGAAAGTCGTAAGTGCTTTCCTCCACCCGGCTGTTGCGGTTGTACTGGCAGTCCACGTGCAGGCCCGGAAACTGGCGCTCCAGGTACACGGCCAGTCGGTGCGCGACGCTGGCCTCGTTGAGCCCACGCTTGATCAGCAGGCGGTCACTCGCCCACAGCTCGGCCAGGGCGAGGCGAAAGCCCTCCAGAATCACGGCTTCGGCGGGGCGGTCTGGGGAAGTGGAGGGCATGGGGCAGGGTACTGTGACTGCCTGGTGCCGTCCAGGCCAAATCAGCGCAGCGAGGAAATGCCGCCCCACGATGGTGCGGGCGGCTTCCCTCCAACGTTCGTTACAGCCCAGGAATCGGCACGGCCACCGGGCGGATGGGCTGGCCCTGGCTCTCGGCCAGGTTCAGCAGGGTGTTCGTCTGCCGGTTGAGGCTCTGAAGGCCCTGCTCGTCGAAGCGGCCAGCCTTCAGGTTATTGGCCACGCTGCTCAGCGATTTGCCGAAGTTGGGCAGCAACGAGCCGATCTTTTGCAGGAAGGGGTCGTTGGTGTTCCGCGTCATCTTGATCGCGGCGTTCACCTGCGTAGCGGCAAAGGCCAGCGCCAGCCCCGCCTTGACGATGTTGGTCTTCTGGCTGGGCGCGCCCGCCTGGAACTTGTACTGGCGGTACGGCTTCCAGACCCAGGTGTTGAAGGCGTAATAGGCCGCACCAAGGTGAAACAGGAAGCGGGCTTTTTCCACCACGCCGGCCTGCGCCTGCGGCGTGGTTCCGGCAACAGTGAGGCTGGCGGCGAGAATCAGGGCAGCGCTCTTGGACTTCATGTCCGGAGTGTGGACTGGCACACGCCTCCAGAAGATGAGCCGGCGCTTGGCGCAGCTTACGAAAGGCTGCGGACAAGGTTTAAGGTTCTGGGCATGGGCGGCAGCGCTATGTCACCATGCGCCCAACAACAGACTGGGAGGCGGCAGGTGACCCACAAGATCGAACTGACCCGCGAAGGCTTCACGCGCCTTCAGCAGAACCTGGAGCGCGAGTATCAGCGGCTGGAAGAAGCCCGCCGCGTGGTGCAGGAACAGATGCACGCCAACGAGAACGAGAGCATGGGCCTGGCCGATGCCCAGCGCGAACTCGTCTCCATTCAAGACCGCATTGCCGACATCGAGGAAACCTTGGCGCAGGCCGTCCTGATCGAGCACAAGGAGGGCGACGGGGCCGGGCCGGCCCGCTTGGGCTCGGTGGTGACGCTGCTGGACGAGGCCACGGGCCGGGAGCTCAAGCTTCAGCTCGTCAGTCCACCGGAGGCCTCGGCCACACCCGGGCAGGTGCCGCGCGTCTCCACCGAGAGCCCTGTGGGCCGCGCTCTGCTGGGACGCACGCCAGGGGAAATTTTTGAGGTGGACCTTGGCAAGCGCCGCCCCACCTACCGGGTGGTGAGCATCACGGCCTGAGGCAGGCACCCCACCCAGAGCAGTTGTCCGAATTGCGCCGCGCGTGGAAGGGCACCCCTCACGGCTCCTCTCTCCCCAAGGCCCATTCAAGTGCGCTCGCTGAGCTCAGTCAAAAACGAAGTCCTCTTTTTGACAAATGCGCTAAGGTCCCAGCTTCAGAATCTGGCCACTCCCATACTCGGCCACGTACAACTCGCCGTCTTCCCCCTCGCCGAAAGTCGAGGGGTTTTGCACACTGCCGATTTTCGCCGCCTTCCAGGTGTCCACGGGCGCGGCCCAGACCGTCCCGCTGGCAAAGTCGGCGAATACGTACTGGCCTTTCAGGGCGGGAATCGCCGCGCCCCGGTACACGTACCCGCCCGTGATGCTCTGGCCCTCGCTGCGCCCATACACCAGCACGGGCTCAACGAGGCCGGCGGTGCGGCAGTCCTGCGCGGGTTCGAAACAGCGGTCGCCCTCACGCACGCGCCAGCCGTAGTTCTCGCCGCCCTTGCTGCTGCGCGGCTGGCGGTTGACCTCCTCCAGTGTGTTCTGCCCCACGTCTGCGATGATCATGTCCCCCGTGGCCCGGTCAAAGGAAAAACGCCAGGGATTGCGCAGTCCATACGCCCAGATGTTGGGATTCGCGCCCTGACGGTTCAGAAACGGATTGCCGGGTGCGGGTCTCGCCGCGTCGCCCCGGACGTCGAAGCGCAGCAGTTTGCCCAATGGCGTGCCCAGGTTCTGCCCGTTGTTCTGCGGATCGCCCCCACTGCCGCCGTCGCCCAGCGCCATATACAGAAAGCCGTCGGGCCCAAAGCCCAGCTGCCCACCGTTGTGGTTGGCGTAGGGCTGTTTGGTAGTGAACATGATTTTCGCGCTGCCCGCGTCGGCCCGGCTGAAGTCTGCCGTTGCCGTGTACCGCGCCAGCACCGTGTCACCGTTGCGGTCCGTGTAATGCACGTACAGGCGGCGGTTTTGCTTGTACCCCGGATCGAAGGCCAAGCCCAGCAGACCCCGTTCGCCCCCGGCGCTCGTCAGGCGGCTCACGTCGAGAAAGGGCTGGGCGCGCACCTTGCCTCCCTCCAGCAACCGCACCTGCCCGCCTTGCAGCGTGACGTACAGGCGGCCCGAGCCATCACCCCCATGCGTGATGGTGGTGACCTGGGGCAAAGCGGTGGCGTAGGTGGTGAAGTTGATCTGCCGCGCGGACTGGGCATGGACGGAGACGGTCAGCAGGGCCGCGAGGGCGGTCAGGCAAACGGGGCGCAACATGGTTCAGTGTGCGCTCCCCACCCACGTGTGGGGATGAGGGAAAGGCCAAGGGGGAACTCCCCCCCTCCCGAGCCCAGCGCTACGCTGGAGCATGACTGCCCCTCAAGCCCTCGAGAAGTACCGCTCCCCCGGACCTGAGCGCCTGAAGCTGTACGCCTCGCTGTTCGTGCTGATCCTTATGACTGCTGTGCTGGGCCGTGGGCGTCCCGGCGATCTCGGCACGCGCGAGACGCTGCGCCGCAGCCCATTTGCCCGCGTGATGTTTATGGATATCGGCGTGCTGGGTACCCTGGGGGCGCTGTACCTCGTGCTGAATGGCAAAACGGCCCTCCGGGTCCCCGCCGCCCTCGCCACCCTGTTCGTCGGTAGCTTCGCCCTGCTGCCCGCCCTGGCCTGGGAGGACTGGCAGGAGATGGGGGAGCGCCGAGAAGGTCAATCAATTTGACCCTCTCCGCCCGTGGGACCCGTAGAGTTCCGCAGGAGAGAGGGCCCACCCAGAGATTGGGGTGACTCGCAGCGCCCGAAGAGAGGGGCGTGCGAGGGGCAATCCTGCACCCTCCCTTACGCCTCCGCTTCTTCCCCCTTCTTGCCGCGCTTGTACGGCCCCTTTTCCTTCCACTTAAGCTGCACCGGCACGCCCGCCAACTCGAGGTCTTCGCGGATACGGTTTTGCAGGAAGCCTTCGTAGGCGCGCGTTACAAAGTCGGCGCGGTTGCAAAAAATGGCGAAGGTCGGTGGCGCCGTCTCCACCTGCGTCATAAAGTACATCTTGAGCTTCTTGCCGTGGAAGTTTGGCACGGCCTGACGCATCTGCCACACCTCCAACCAGCGGTTGAGTTCGGCGGTGGGAATGCGGCTCTGCCACTTCTCGTGCAGCTTCATGGCCTCGGCGAGCATGTCGTGGATGCCGTAGTCGTTCACCGCCGAGGTGTACACGCGCGGCGCGTAGGAGATGTGGTGCAGCTTCTGGTTGAGGTCCTTTTCGGTGCGCTTGAGGTCCTCGTCGGGCACGAGGTCCCACTTGTTCACCACCACGATCACGGGCTTGCCGCTGTCGTAGGCGAGGTTGGCGAGCTTGAGCTCGTGGTCCCCAATCTCGGTGGCGTTGACCACCAACCAGATGATGTCGCTGCGCCCGATGGCGGCCTGAGAGCGCTGGATCGCGTAGTCCTCGATGGCCGTGTCGGGCTTCTTGCGGATGCCCGCCGTGTCCACCAGCACGAAGCGCTGGCCGCCGTAGTTCCACTCCACGTCCAGGCTGTCGCGCGTGGTGCCGGGCTGGTCCGCCACGATGGCCCGCTCGCTCTGAGTAATGGCGTTCAAGAGGCTGCTCTTGCCCACGTTGGGCCGCCCGATCAGGCTGATCCGGATGGGGGCGATTTCGGGGACGTCCTCGTCGTCGGCGGGGAGGTGTTCCATCACGCGGTCCATCAGTTCGTCCAGGCCGCGCGCGTGCTCGGCGCTGATCGCCACGGGATCGCCGAAGCCAAGGCCCCACAGTTCTGCCAGGTACACGTCGTGCTTGGGGCTGTCGATCTTGTTGGCGACCACGATCACCGGCTTGCCTACGCGGCGTAGCCACTCGGCCACCTCGTAGTCGGCGGCCGACAGGCCCTCGCGGGGGTCCAGCACGAAGATCACGGCCTGCGCGCCTTCCATCGCCCACTCGGCCTTCTCGCGGATGGCCTGTTCCCACTCGTCGCCGCTCCACAGCCCGCCCGTGTCCACCAGCGTGATGCGGTGGTTGTGGTAGAGCATCAACCCTTCTTTGGCGTCCCGCGTCACGCCTGGAAAATCGGCCACCACGGCCTCGCGACGCCCAACCAGGCGGTTGAACAGACTGGACTTGCCGACGTTCGGGCGGCCCACAATCGCAACTTTATGCATATCTATCCTCCGCGCCCACCAGAGCGGCGAGCGGAGCAAGTAAGAGAAGACACCCAGACGGAAATCTGTAGGCAAACCCAGCACAAGGGCGCTGGAAGACTGGAGTCTAGGGGCATGTTCGACGCTCCTTTCGGTGTCGAAGTGGCCCCGGCGTCATGGGGTTCCTTCGCCGCTGCCCGCCGCCTGCTTCGAGGCTGAGCGAACCATAGACTGAACACTCTATCCCAGGCCTGCCGCCTGAAAAGTAAGGGGGGTGCGGCTTACATCGCCTCTCCGCATTCAGCTCGGTCCGCTGATCCTGGTGATGAATCAACCGCCGCAAACGGCGCTCAGCGTGGGTGTGACCCGGGCCATCTGCCGTACCCGTGTCGATCCACTCGCCAGGATCCCAGCGACCGCGCCGCAGAACCCCGCAAAGAGCCGTCGATCACCAAAGAGACCGCGATACGGCTCGACGAAAGCATCGAGACCAGCCACTTCCAACGTCGTTGACACCCTCATTCCCTGAATATGCAGACTTTTGTCCGGCTTTCAAGCTGCATAACTTGACATCCTGTGTATTCTGGGATATCTTATCTCCATCACCGCCGAAGAAGGCGGCTTTTTTATTGCCTCGACAAAAAGGCAGCACAAAAAAGAGCGCCGCCTCTGCTGAGAAAGGGGCGCTCGGGGGGACAGGCTCAGGGTTGGCTGCCGCTGGCCTCGTTCTCGTCCTGGACGGGGGGCGTGGAGGTTCCGGCCTGGTTCTCGGCCGAACCCTGACCCGGCGTGCTGGAGGCGGCTCCACCCGCAGCGGTGTCAATGCCCTGGGTTCCGGCCGGGACCTTGACGCTTCCCTCGCCGTTGTCGGTAGGCTTGCCCGCCTTCTTGGTGGTCGTGTTCT is a genomic window containing:
- a CDS encoding adenosylcobalamin-dependent ribonucleoside-diphosphate reductase — protein: MTTAPDAITRNFDENAQHIAKRQYLQPSDGDIGGMFRRIAKWVAGAEAEGVREHWAQKYFDLMAEKKFCPGGRVLAGAGTQHGNVLNCFVQGATEHAPESFDGVMEVAKKLALVTKVGGGNGVNLDVYTPRAESSRPDAGVRGWVYMSASHPDVEDFIEGLMRPPTQPDGEKQPVAVRNWTRVVYGEAMPAGLVASARRNGVQIVRAFPGGVLPVADDMGGIIDAARAVAESAKVGVEPRIDLSDMRPEGAPIKGSGGTSSGPVSFLMEIFDNFLEWANRGGETSGPINTLRFVYAPVLRVVRQGGTRRGAGMATISIEHPDVLDFLTAKDLDREAAEGDISTFNISILVTEKFWQTLERDGLWHVDVQEVPGKYYLAPQAGMYGGRLPALPDRDEDSARGVPLYTSAPQGRYNPADKRPGLPAKWLWDQIAQHAWSTGEPGLIFSDRVNEYSALKNLGKRYEIRSTNPCGEIPLTIGEPCDLGAINLAAYVQGSTFDYAGFRADVRTCVRFLDDVLDVNVFALEDNRVASQDLRRLGLGVMGLADALIKMGLRYDNEAGREAIFEIMSALREEAVAESERLGQERGVYPIYTRNAKKIPHGARRNVAVLTVAPTGTTSMLMGVSSGIEPVFSPFIWRKIGSEYRALLHPLFVELLGQYPPASNMDGGKGSWNWDKVTEAVSENHGSVVGLAFIPDALQQVFVCAHDIKPVDHVRMQGAVQRAFDEGGQHAANSLSKTINLPNSATVADVQDAYSEAYKTGCKGITVYRDGSRQFQVLSTSKKKEKKVEDVQEPAVQAVAEVMGEAGAAEGKVQGAENQKPVPTIVPSAPRPQPSPAEFYKSAVPQNPVYQRPARLQGITDMVKLTDPTSGHRRSFLVTVNHLHGKPIEVMVISGRAGDEANADSEALGRVVSIALQHGVPAQAIIKTLRGLNGGLYGSYNGRLVGSKADLIAVALETFAKDMEAAALPPLAGGSVDAPAAAPALSASAQSSGVSVESMDSMSRERCPVCEEKAVIREEGCLKCQACGYSKCG
- a CDS encoding DUF1003 domain-containing protein; its protein translation is MGQKRGAGQSFADVVGRNATAVREIHQRAENRQTKQDQIADAITRFTGSMLFVYLHLAIIGGWVVVNLGWLGIKPFDPYPFGLLTMAGSLEAIFLSTFVLISQNRMSAADARRAELDLHVNMLTEHELTQLIRLTHAIAEHLGIAPGSDAAVEEAMQDVKPEEVAKIMEEEAKTE
- a CDS encoding GreA/GreB family elongation factor — protein: MTHKIELTREGFTRLQQNLEREYQRLEEARRVVQEQMHANENESMGLADAQRELVSIQDRIADIEETLAQAVLIEHKEGDGAGPARLGSVVTLLDEATGRELKLQLVSPPEASATPGQVPRVSTESPVGRALLGRTPGEIFEVDLGKRRPTYRVVSITA
- a CDS encoding PQQ-dependent sugar dehydrogenase, yielding MLRPVCLTALAALLTVSVHAQSARQINFTTYATALPQVTTITHGGDGSGRLYVTLQGGQVRLLEGGKVRAQPFLDVSRLTSAGGERGLLGLAFDPGYKQNRRLYVHYTDRNGDTVLARYTATADFSRADAGSAKIMFTTKQPYANHNGGQLGFGPDGFLYMALGDGGSGGDPQNNGQNLGTPLGKLLRFDVRGDAARPAPGNPFLNRQGANPNIWAYGLRNPWRFSFDRATGDMIIADVGQNTLEEVNRQPRSSKGGENYGWRVREGDRCFEPAQDCRTAGLVEPVLVYGRSEGQSITGGYVYRGAAIPALKGQYVFADFASGTVWAAPVDTWKAAKIGSVQNPSTFGEGEDGELYVAEYGSGQILKLGP
- the der gene encoding ribosome biogenesis GTPase Der, with amino-acid sequence MHKVAIVGRPNVGKSSLFNRLVGRREAVVADFPGVTRDAKEGLMLYHNHRITLVDTGGLWSGDEWEQAIREKAEWAMEGAQAVIFVLDPREGLSAADYEVAEWLRRVGKPVIVVANKIDSPKHDVYLAELWGLGFGDPVAISAEHARGLDELMDRVMEHLPADDEDVPEIAPIRISLIGRPNVGKSSLLNAITQSERAIVADQPGTTRDSLDVEWNYGGQRFVLVDTAGIRKKPDTAIEDYAIQRSQAAIGRSDIIWLVVNATEIGDHELKLANLAYDSGKPVIVVVNKWDLVPDEDLKRTEKDLNQKLHHISYAPRVYTSAVNDYGIHDMLAEAMKLHEKWQSRIPTAELNRWLEVWQMRQAVPNFHGKKLKMYFMTQVETAPPTFAIFCNRADFVTRAYEGFLQNRIREDLELAGVPVQLKWKEKGPYKRGKKGEEAEA